In the genome of Cydia strobilella chromosome Z, ilCydStro3.1, whole genome shotgun sequence, one region contains:
- the LOC134753906 gene encoding ubiquitin-conjugating enzyme E2 G2, translating into MAGSALRRLMAEYKQLTVNPPEGIIAGPINEENFFEWEALITGPEGTCFEGGIFPAKLVFPPDYPLSPPKMQFTCEMFHPNIYADGRVCISILHAPGDDPMGYESSAERWSPVQSVEKILLSVVSMLAEPNDESGANVDAAKMWREDREQFNKIAERLVKNTLGIPTQ; encoded by the exons ATGGCTGGGTCAGCATTGCGACGGCTTATGGCCGAATATAAAC AGCTTACAGTTAATCCACCAGAGGGAATCATTGCCGGGCCGATCAACGAAGAAAATTTCTTCGAATGGGAAGCTCTAATCac TGGGCCAGAAGGGACATGTTTTGAAGGTGGCATATTCCCGGCAAAGTTAGTATTCCCTCCAGACTACCCGCTGAGCCCTCCCAAGATGCAGTTCACTTGCGAAATGTTTCATCCAAACA TATATGCTGATGGGCGTGTCTGCATATCCATTCTCCATGCGCCCGGAGATGATCCCATGGGGTATGAGAGCAGCGCTGAGAGGTGGTCGCCAGTTCAAAGTGTTGAAAAAATACTGTTGTCAGTAGTCAGTATGCTAGCCG AACCTAACGACGAGAGTGGAGCAAATGTTGACGCAGCAAAAATGTGGAGGGAGGACCGAGAACAATTTAACAAGATTGCTGAAAGATTAGTCAAAAACACGCTAGGAATACCAACACAATAA